The Meleagris gallopavo isolate NT-WF06-2002-E0010 breed Aviagen turkey brand Nicholas breeding stock chromosome 20, Turkey_5.1, whole genome shotgun sequence DNA window CAGCATCTTCCTCTCCCCCAAAGCCACCTCACCTCTGCACCTCCTCCACTGTGATCTTCTTCTCAGCTGCCTGCACTGTGGTGATGCTGGTGTGCTCCAGCCGCTGCTGGACCAGCGCAGCCCCTGGGGCAGAGGCCAAGGGCTTTACAAACACCTTGCCGCTTGCCTCCAGTGTCAGTGGGCTGGGGCCAGCCAGGGACCCGATCACATCTGGCACCGACTCagtggctgcccagggagtgacAGCATGGCGGGAGGGCTGCAGGACCTGCTGGTAGACGGTCTTGGGCCCAGAGAACACCAGCTTGGTAGATGCCACCGAAGTGTGCTTGGCAGGGATGTCTGCAAGGGAAAAAGCCTCATGGCATGAGGTGGCACAGGTCCCCTTCACTGGGCTGGTTGGGAATGCTGCATGGAGCCAGCCATGGTAGGAGGGAGCCTCAGGCCCTGCCACAACCCTAGAGGCCTCCCCACTGATCCCCATACCTGGAGCAGGCATCCTCACCACAGCAGTGCCGAGCAgttctgtggggctgggagcttTGACGGGGCTTGGTGACTTCTTAATCCCTTTCTCCAGTGACAAGATGCTCTTCTCTATCTCAGCAATCCTGAACTCTACACTGTCATCGTCAAAAGCATCTCCAGCCAGTCCAGCCTGTGGTGCTGGCCCCTGTGTGCTGGGGCCCACGATGCTTACAGCCTGGGCCTGGGCATACTGGGGTGCAGAGCTGGCCCCCACCTCAGCCTGCCCTGCCATGCTGAATGCcttcagcactgcctgcagtggCTCCCGCTCCTTGAAGCGGGGCCGGCGCTTCACTGTGTCTGACTCAGTGAGGTTGAACTCCAGCATGGGCAGCTCCCTAGTGGCAGTGGACACAACCATTTCCTTCCCATCAGAGCACGGGGACTctgcaggctgggagctgggctctgtGCCTTGCACTGCAGTGTCAGCCTTGGGGTGCCCAGCAGGCTTTGGTCGCTGCTTGATGGTTAAGTTGCCTTCTTCTGCAAAGGGGATGCACTCACTGGAACTGTTCTGGGAGGATGAAGAGACCTCTGGCGTGGCCTCTTCTTCTGCGTCTGTGCAGGCATCCTCCTGCCTACCCTGCACAGCCTCTGACATGGGAGTACTGGGCTCACTCAGTGTCCGTCTCCTCGGCTTGCTGCTATCAAATGGGTCCCAGCCAGAATCAGAGAGCACAGTGCCGCTGGGATCACAACTGCTGCGGGACTGATCATCCACAGCAGCCCTGGAGAGAGAGTCCTGAGCCACATGCAGTGGTTTCGGGGCCAGGAGAGGTTTGGGTGGATTCAGCCCTGGTGTTTCCTCCAGTGTGGCCACCAGGCTCCTCACTGTCCTGCTGCAGCCGCTGTCACTGAGGCTGGCACCTGTGTCAGCCACATCCTGGGGTACAGAAGGCTGTCGCTCAGGGTCAGGGGGCTGTTCACTGTCCACTTCAGTGGTGGGAGTGCTAGAGACAGAACTGAGACGCTTGGGAGGCGGCGGCGGGGGGCCCTTGCGTTTGGCCCGGATGGCAAAGGACTGGCTGCGGGTCACCTTGGCCTCTGTCTGCAGGCAGGCCCGTGGCATCTGGCTGCGGCCTGGCCGCCGCGTCAGGGTGGCATAGGAGCCCAGTGTGCTGGTGGGcgccccctcctcctcctcatgcTCTCCATCCGACAGTGCATAGCGGTTCAGGCTGTGTGACCGCTTCTTGTTCTTGGAGCCTTCGCACCCCTTGTGCTGTTCCCCTGTCTGCCAGGCATTTGGGGCTGTGGCAGCTttgagcagctcagcagggctgcactgaTTGTGTAGGTACGAGAAAGCTTTTGGGGCTGATGTCTGCAGGCTGCTCTTCTGCCCAGAGGAAGAGGGATAGGAGTGTGCCAAGGTCTTGGGCTGCTCTACTCCCTGGCTGGAAGGGGCTCTTGGGGATTTCAAGGAGACATGTGGGTACATGAAGACATATGGAGCTGTTGCCTTGCTGGGCGTCTGGGGAGGGGTACTGGGGGTGACCATCACTGTCCCCACTGGGCCAGCACCTTTCTGAGCTGTCAGCCGGGCATACTGATCTGTGCCTTCAGGCAGGTTCCTCTCCTTGAGAGGGCTGCCCCCACTGCAATTAGTGAAGCCATTCAGCCCCTCGGGGGAGGTGAGCTTCCCATAAGGCTCGGGGCTAGGCTGTCTTGGCAGGCTGGCCAGATTTTCCTTGCTGTGGGGTGGCATGCAGGACTGCCCGCTGCTGCCGCTGCTGCTCTCCCCGCTGCCCAGGCTCTCCTGAGAGGGACTGGAGAGGTGCCGGGACAGTACATTGTCCTGTGAGTGCCCCGAGCCCCGGGACCGCACCCCAATGCTTTCCTGGCTCCGTGACATTCCCTGGCTGTTTTTGATGCTGAGCGTCTCATGGCAGCTGTTGGACATGGCTGTCTGGAGCTCATAGCTGAGCTCGCTGTCCTGGAACGTTGTCATTTTGGGTGTGTTTGGGGACTGGCACTCCCCATTCTCCAGTGACTCAATAGTGACAATGTCCAGGGCACCAGGGACTTTGTGTCTTGTCAGTGTTGCTTCTGATTGGCTGAGGCTTTTGCGGAGGTCTCTAAGCTTCTTTACAGCCAACATGATCTTCTTCTGGTGGCCTGGGAGAGAGTTTCAACAGGAAAAGGACGTTAGGTTGGCTCCTTCCCTCCAAagcctttgttttttggctGAGAACAGCCAAGGTCACACCACCAACTGGGGCAAAGGCCTTCAGTTTATCCAGAGCCTGCCTATGAGAAGAGATAAACCGATGCCAACCTCCAATAAGCACAGCCTGACTCCAGTCTGCCCATGGTAGTCCTTGGGGATGACCAGGAACTGCCCTTTGCAGGTGCACAGGACGTGCCTGCACTGCCCACCCCATGCAAGGTCAGGACATGGGGACCTGGCCAGGAGACTCAGGTGTCCTGGGCTACCCCTATGCTGCAGCAAGGACTCACCCAGCTTGTTGATGCCAATCTCTTGCAAATCTTCCCATGTCAGGTCCAAGACAATGGTGATGGAGTCGTAGCCGTTGTTTACCAATTTTTTGTGGTACTGCGGCAAACCAATGGCACTGAGCCAATCCATCAGGTCAGCCTGTGAAGAGCACGGAGATGCTGCCATGAGCATCAAGGGATGGGCAGTGCCTTCACCCATCTCCTCCCTGTTCCTGTCTGGGAGGCTGCTTTCTCAGGATCTCTCTGCGGCTGCATTAATGCAGGCAGTTTCAGTGTTCACCTTCTTATAGCTCCCATATCCTGTCCTGGGGAAAGGCAGTTCTGAGAAAAGAGGACCAAAGCCCTGACGCCGGACTCACCGGAATATAGTTGGGCAGCCACTCAGCGATACTAAGCTGCCCAATCTCAGTGGAGATCTTCTTCCTGTGGCCTGGTTTGGTCACACCGATGGCCGTCAGGTCCTAACACAAGCAGAGTGGGGCTACAGTTAGCAGCAGCATGGAAAGCATGGAGCAGCGAGCACCTATAGCCAGCAGAGCAAGGTGTGCAAGGCTGCAGGGAATGACTTGCCTTACCTCTGGTGTCATGCGACTGATGGTGGGGACATCGTAGCCAGCGTTGAGGAAGTTGACAGTGTATGACTCCAGCTGGAACTCACTCAGCCAGTTGTAAATGGCTTCTGCATCCTGGGAAGAGGACAAGGCAAAGAGAAGCCTGTGACGATGGCTGCATGGGTTGGTTGGGGCACAACAACAGGACCTCCTTGAGCACCCGTTCCCAGCATCCCCAAAACTCAGCTCCATCTCCCCAGTGCAGCAAAAGCTGGACAGAGAGCCCTAGACACGGTCCCCCCATCCTGCATACCAGATGCTGACTGGCCTGATTACCTTCCCCTCAAGGAGCTGCGCAGGTCGCAGAAATTGGTGCGAAAAGACCTTGTCTCCAGAGGTGCAGCTGCTAGGGGTCTGATGGCCTGGGGGCCCTGGCAGAGAGgacagaggagaggagagagtcACATGGGGACCTGGGCAGCATTTAGCCccagggacagggcacagcTGTCCCCAAGCCCCCATAGTGTTGAGACATCCCTCACCTGTAGTGGAAGTAATCTGTTCATTGTGTGGCTCTGATCCCAAAATGTGTTGCTGGAAGTCATCACCAGTGGAGGGCAGCGgctgaaggagaggaagagtGAGTGGACGAAAGACATCCCTCCAGAAAGGCCTTATTTCTGGGAGCTCTAGTCCCACTGGTGTTTTTCCACAGCAGCAAATACATTTTGGTAAAGGATGCTCAGCTTTGTCAGTCCCTGCTTTGCCAGGCGGTGCAGGGGATTACAAGGGAAGTGCTAGACTCCATCGTCATCCTGACTCAGCCCGGGTTAACTGTGGAGAGcagcatggggacagcaggggcTGGTACCTACCCTGGTGTTCTCAATGACAATGTTGGTGTTTTGCCCATTGGTGCCCTCGGTGCTCTGTCCACTGCCTGCACTGCGGATGCTGCCAATGCTGCCCTCGCTGCCCACACTGTTCCTGTCTCCTGCTGCTCAGGATAGGAGCAGAAGATTGTTAGCTGTGCCCTGGGGCACAACGGTTCCCATGTGACAGCACAATGACAACAGCAAAATCCAGCCTCCCCCAAGGTCCCTCCAGCCACACATCGTGCAACAGTCCCTCctggcacacacagcacagacagGGTGACCTGGGCTGGCATGGGACACACAGAAGGGACATGGGAACTCAGTCTGACTGAAGACACCGGGAGGGAAGGAGCTGCTCTATGGGCTCCCCTAAACTCCCTTTCTCTACAGTTGCTCCCTCTTGTCTAGCTGCTTCCCTGTGAGGATGTGGAAGGAGAGACTATCCCCAAGTCCCCCATGCAGACAGGGCTGGGGGGCAGAAGAAGGTCCCCAGTCATTCTCCCTCCCCAGCTGCATCCCTGACCTGCACTGTCAGGGCCTGGGGCCGTCCAGGTTAGGGTGAGATGGCCATAGGATGCTGGGATGCTTggggctgcctgctgcagacACTCgctggggaggtgctgcagccgTGGAGGGCTGCAGTTGGGGAGTGCCGTGAGGGCCCCAGGAGTGCCCTGGTGCTGGTGTGTGGACGCCATGCGGGGGAGGATCATGCCTGCATTCAAAGACAAAACATGCATGGTCAGAGTTTGTGTAGGAGACAGCAAGAGGGCACATCTCAGTCTCAAACCCCAGATTTCTACCCCACCAGTCACACAGCCTCCTGTGTCCACCAAAATCCTCTCTTTCCCTGCCACCTAGCTAGCCAGGGCTGCAGGGACCTGTCTATGGGAGGTGCTGGGAAGGGTGAGATGGTTTCACATGGGAGACAACAGACCCAGGATGGTCACTGACCTGTTCGCTTACTGATGACTTCAGCAATGGAGGGGGGGAAGTACCCAATGCGATCAGTGCCTTTCTGAACGTCATGGATGTGCCCCTTCCATCGCCCATCCGGATGCTGCTCCAGGACCTGATGTAGGGAGAGGAGGACGGGGCTGGTACTGTGGGTAGTGGTGGAGATGGGGGATAGGGAGTAGGGAGCAGTCTCACCGTAATGACGTCTCCTGCCCGGACATTGAGAGCAGTTGGGTCATGGAGGTTCCAAAAATCCTTCAAAGCTCGTACCTTCAGGATTCCTGAAGCCTCTGAACACAAGGGACAGAGGAACAAAGGAAGGTGTCAGAGCACAGCAGGTCAAGGAAGTGGTTTGGGAaaggcaggaggagaaaaaaagggtGAAGAGAGGGGAGAAGAGAACATTAATACTGCAGGTAGGACTTGATCACTGGGGATCACCCACAAGGAGAATGGGAGCACATGTGATGAGACTGAGCTACTGACACTTGCACACAGGCTGGTTTAAGACTACTGGGAGAGTGAGAGCAACAGGCAAGTTCCATTAGGAAGACGTTCCTCTCAGTGCCAGGCAGGTCCCATCTCACCTCTCAGCAGTTGCTTTATGTCTTTGCTGGCGTGTGAAGTGGTAAACTGGTTGACAATGTCCAGTGCTGTCTGGTTGTAGGTGTTCCTGATGTTCACGTCAACACCACCCTGCCCAAGGAGGGATACAATTATTGCCAgagtctgcagcagcagccccctGGCAGGGGATGGGGGGAGGAAGGGCATGAGAGGGAGGAGGTGGTCATGCCTCATGGGTTTGTCCCCAAATGCAGTCCTGTCCCCATTGTGCTCACCTCCAGCAGCAACCGCACCACCTCTGTTTTGCCATACAGTGCGGCCTCGTGCAAGGCTGTGCCCGTCTTTGTCTGCTTATTGATCTCAATTCCAGccttcagaagctgcctggTAGCAAGGAAGGAAAGGCATGAACAGAACACAGGAACAGGGGCCGGGGGATTGGCTGCTTTGCAATGGGAAGGGGACAACCCTCTGCACTGCTGAGGCTTTGGGAATGAGGCACCAGCGCCTGTAACAGGGATGTGAGTTTAGGAGGATTCAAGACCGAAGTCATGACGGTTTTTGGCATtgagcagtgccagggctgtgcaggggtTACCTGATGATCTCCTTGTGCCCATTCTTGGCTGCCAGGTGCAGTGGGGTGGTGTAGTTGGGGTCGGTCGCGTCTTTTGACTGTCCCTCCAGGAGGGCAACGCACAGATGGCTGTTCAGTAGCAGCTGGGCCACCTGCATAGGCACAGGGTGAGCAGTGGGGTGCAAGTGACTGGGTCACAACAAGGCACTTGCACTTGCTTTCTTCAGGGCTGGTTCTGCGTTCCCTATCTCATCACTTCCATTCATCCCATAATCTTAGGCTGTGCCTGGACAGAGCTTGGCTACGACCACTCTATTGGGAGGGGCTGCAGAAGGTCACCACAGCCAGAAATAGTCTTCCCATAATCAGGTTTTTCAGATCAAGCCCTAAAAAACTCATCTCCCCAAGCCTGGAGTGACTCTCAGCATCTCAAGGCAACCCAAAGGCACAGAGGAGTTATTTTTACTGCCCTGTTTATAGCTGCAGATATTACAGATACTCCAAAAATGGAAATATCCCCATGTACCCCGCCCCAGTGGGGCCTGGGACAGTTTGGCTGGCCGCGCACGAGTCCAACCCCACCACGCTGGCTCAGCTGGGGTCTCCTGAGTCATAGGGAGGCTCCATCCACACAAACTGAGCTGGGACTTTGAGCAGTTGAATGGAGCTGGGCCCTCCAGGCTGGTGGGGATCAGCAGGCTCAGCTTGTCCTTAAATGGGAGCAaagccaggatggatggggggAAGTTGTGAGCTCTCGGAAACAAGGAGACCCAGGTTCTCtgtcagcctgctgctgccttgctgtGAGGCTGGGAGCAAAGGTCGCAGCTCGAGGCTTCAGGACCCGGTGTTGCTTAGCCACAAGAAGAGGTGggtgctgcctgccaggctgTGGAGTTCATGGCAGAGTGCTCACCTTCAGTCGCCCAAACTCGCAGGCCAAGTCCAGGGGGGTTTTCTTCGCCTTGTTGATGAGGCAGGGGTTGGATTGGTGCTGCAGAAGCATCTCCGACTACAGGGGAGCAACGTGGGGCCTCAGCATCGCCCTGCTCCTGCATCACACCCACCCACAAGGATGATCCAGCTGAGGCATGTGGCCATTGCTGGCTCCAATTCCCACTTACCACCTCGTAGTGGCCATACTGTGCTGAAAGGTGCAGTGGGATCTGCCCATCCAGTGAGGCCATATTGACGGAGGCCGCAGCACGCAGCAGCAACCGCACTGGCTCCACGCGCCCCTGCCAGGCCGCATAGTGCAGGGGGCGCATCCCTGGGGGCAAATGGGGCtcagcaaggcagaaggcagcTCAGTGTCTGATATGGCTCAGAGGGCTGGACTGGCTGCCATAGGGCCAGGGCATGAGGTCACCCCTTACCGTTGCTGTCCTTGATGTCCACAGTGGCCTgtgcctccagcagcagtgagatGAGGTCCAGGCTGCCACCCAAGGCTGCATGGTGCAGTGCTGAGAACCTACAGCACAAGGCAGGGCTCAGTTTCTCCCATGCTGTTCTGACAGCCCCACTTCGCACAGGGACACGGACTGAGGGTTGGGACGGTCATAAGGTGGCTCATGACTATGTCCCTCTTGACTGCTCAGTGTCAGCcagtgcctcagtttccccatagCAAAGTGGAGGTAAATACCCCTGTGCTGTTCCTGTTCTGTCCTGCACATGCCAGCAGTGATGCCAGGAGCCTACGGCACAGCAGGGTAGGCTGCCAGCAATTAAGATGCTCTGTGTCTCACTGCTGTGAAAGGGGTCTATTTGCCCGGCACGCTCCCCTTGTGCTGTCACCTGCAGGGCCACTGCCAAAATACGAGGTCCTTACTCCACTGCGGGAACTTTAAATGAGGAGGGATGTGCTGACCACAGCAAAGGGCTGCTTCCTCCTCCAACATAGCCACACTGAAACCTCTACCCCAAAACAAGGGTATGGCTGGGAGGAAATCCCTCTGGCCGTCCCCGCAGGGGCTTTTTATAAACCAAACACCACATGTGCTGCTTCAACAGGGACCCTTTATGCACCAGCAGCCCTCCTGGAGCTGCCTGAACATGAGCCCTGTGCCTTATCAAAATTAGATCTACTTCTACTATTAGATTATCTTTTTCCTATTAAGCTCCATCTGTATACTATTATTTTAAGATGGTCACCCTGCAcatttccaaccccctgttGGCCTGCTAGCACTGACACTTCCTCCTACAGAGTCCTcgaaaagaaaacacacagaaattaGGTACAACAACAATACTTAAACCAATGCTAATAATTTATGGGTCAGAGTTAATTCAATAAGAATAAcatgcttatttattttatgggCTTCTGTGGTTTCCTTAACTCTTAGAACCCAGCTTATTAAGTGCTTGGATTTTGGAAGTGATGAGCTGCACAAATATGCTGCGGTCACTTAGCAaccacatcttttctttctttaaccCCCCTACATAAAGGAATTTTGCTCTTGGGATGTTAAACATGCACACAAGCATGTGCATGTTCTGTGGGTGGCTGGACGATGCTCCTCGGTGTGCTACCCAACTCAGGACACCACTTGTTGTTTCAGCCCAAGTCCTACAGAAGGGGATGCAGAAGAGCTCAGATCCACACGTTTTGTCTGCCTCTGTAGGGCTTGCACTGGCTCCATAAAGTAGCACTGTCTTGAGATATTGTTGCATTTTCAAGGCTCAGCAGTTAACTTTGAAAACTTTACAACACCCACGCTGAAGCAAGAGAGCATTGAGGAGAGAGCTGCCCCAAGCAAacccttcccctcctctctgGAAGTGCTGAGGCAACCAGCAGCCTCATGGAGCAGGGAGTACTCACCCATCTGCATCCTGGTAGTTCACATTCAGGCGCTTGGCAGAtcccaggagctctgcagagacaagTGATGATATTCAAGGTGACAGGCAGAGCCCCTGCAGCTGAACAAGACACCCACCAGGACCCACATCCCACAAGAAACTCACCTCCCAGTGTGCAGACCATTgcctgccccatccctgcaacATCTCCCCTCTCTTGCTCCACGTTCACCTCCACAATTCACCTTCATGAACCCTCCCTCCACCACGCTGAGCCCACTCTAGCTCAGATCCATTCCTCTCTGTCCTTCCTACCCCCTGTCCTTCTCCGTGCACCCTCAGGACCCTGGATGGGTTTGACCCAGCAGCTCCTACCACTCAATGTGGGATAATGCTTCCTTCCCCTTTATAAAGCAGCAGTGCCCCAGAAGTGCTGAGCCGGGCCATTCCACCCCCATTCGCTGTTGTTGCCTGCCAAGGCCAGGCTCAAAGCCCACACAAATGGCATTTTTATGGAGCAGTCAGAGGCTGAAGCATCTGGCCATGAATGCCAGGATTGTGCCACTGCAGCCATCCCACCACCTGCCTGTCCCTCCCTCCTCTTCAGGGCTATAGAGAACAGAAGATGTTCACCCCACCCTGGTCCCAGCACGTGCCCCAGCTCTCCATTCCTTCCCTCAGTTAATTTGAATGAATTCCTTTCTCCCACACAGAGAGGACGTTGTATTCTCCATGAGGGGCTGACAGAGGATTAACATCTCTGGAATTCATGTGCTAAGTAAAAcgggaaagaaaggaaaaggtatGCAGGGGGCAAGAAATGAGGCCACTCATCTGCCTTTCCAGGCAGAGCTATCGCTGATGAGCCAAGTTTAAATGCTTTGAAAGATTTCTGTGCTGTTCCCTATGGAAAATCAAAGTCTGACAACTGGGTTTCAGCTCGGGCTGAAGCAGCTCAAGCCACTCTGAAATGAGATGGGGTTCTAGGGAAGGAGCTTCCTTCCTTGCAGCCGAGCAGACTGGGAGATGTGCAGCCCCCCTGCCAGAAACCAGGGCTGAAAATGGGAAGGCACATTCATCATCCAAATGTACGATTAAAAGGAAGCCAAGGAACGGTGCATGCATTCCTGCCACTTAGAATGTTCTGTAAACAGCCATGAATCAACAACACAGAATCATggagattggaaaagacctccaagaccatctACCACCactatttccccactaaattatgtcccttagtaccaccCTTAAaaggttcttgaacacctccagcgaTGTGACCCAacccctccctgggcagcccgttccagagcctgaccactcttttggagaagaaggCTTTATCCATGAAGATGTTAATTGGTTCTATTCTGACCACATGTGGCGTTGTCTTTGGTTGTGCTATTTTTTTGGACTTATTTCTAAGTTTATTCTATGTAAACCTTTGCTCATTACACATATATGAATAGACTATGAgtagctgctgctgaaggactTGTGACTACTTGCCACAACTGAGATTGGGATGGGATCTCCATCATCAGCCAAGCAGCAACTCTGCAGACCTACAGAGCCCCTGCAAAGAGATCCTCATTGTGCACATGGGCAGGAGCTCCAGAGCTGAGCTAGGTGGGCAATGCTGACAGAGTGCAATGGATGGAGATGCCCACTGAGTACATGCATGCCTGAAACAGGCAGAAACCCTGCAGGGGCTCTGCACaagcaaagagaagagcagagtgATGGAGATCAGCCTGGCAGGGGAAAATGTACGTAGCACAGCAAGGCAGCTTCTGCCAGCCCCATCCTGTCTGCCCTGTCCAAAACCCCCCAAATGGCACATGGGGGCCAGTCAAAGCAATCCCAAAAAGACAATTTGCTCAACGTGGGGATGGGGTAAAACAGAGCGGGACCAATCCAACCACGACACTGCAATGTGGCAGCTGGATCCTTCCCAGATGCATCATCACCTTCTTTGGGACTACACTGGGGCTGGAGTACCCACAGGCCTGGCCAACACGCTGCTGGGCATATGCTCACCCCCACGAAGGATTAATCTGGACCAAGGCCACCAAAGCAGAGAACTgacactgaaatgcagaaagccCTGCTAGAGAGAATTTCAGGGAGAAAGTCTACTTTGCACTTCCCAAAGGTTAACCCTAGACACGTCCTCCATACTCAGTCCCATGCTCCTCCCAGGGGTTCTGCTGATTCTGTCCTACACCTTATGCACTCACCTGCTCCTTCCCACGCAGGATGGGGCTTGGCAGCACTGACCAGGGCTGAGCAAGTCCTTGAGGGAAGGAAGCAAACTTCTGTGCAGCATCTTGCTGCCAAGCAGCAGGCAGGAAACACCTCCAGAGAGCTCCAGCAAATTGCTTACACATACAGGGTCCACATGCTACTCAGGATGTGGCCGTGGCAAAGGCTCCACTCTGATATGGTACCACAACCCTAACAGCTGATCGCTCCACCCCAGCTGGGGGAATGCGCTGCTTCTCAAACTTTTGGACTCCTGGTCACAGCAGTTTCCAGCCCTGCATCACTGGTGGGGAGGGAGCTGGCTCTAAGGCACTTGGCagggggagctgggattgtATGTCTCCATAAACGTGTTAAAAGCAGCTCACCAGCAGCTCACCCGTGCAGCGTGCTGCTGCCCCATGCCTCCGTTTCCCCATGGGACTGGACTGCCTCCATTCCATGGGGCTGCACAGTCcatgggacatggggacatccaAGAGAGCAGTCTGCGAGAGTGGGTACCTTACAGCACCACTGGCAGCCAGCGTGGTGCAAATCCATATTTAACCTCCTGGGACACTTGCTGGGCACTGGCTGTGTGGAGTCAGACTTACCATTTCCCAACCCCCTGTGTGCCAGCACACTGGGCTCCATGAGTCACTCATACCTTTCAC harbors:
- the CASKIN2 gene encoding caskin-2 isoform X3 translates to MGQAMVCTLGELLGSAKRLNVNYQDADGFSALHHAALGGSLDLISLLLEAQATVDIKDSNGMRPLHYAAWQGRVEPVRLLLRAAASVNMASLDGQIPLHLSAQYGHYEVSEMLLQHQSNPCLINKAKKTPLDLACEFGRLKVAQLLLNSHLCVALLEGQSKDATDPNYTTPLHLAAKNGHKEIIRQLLKAGIEINKQTKTGTALHEAALYGKTEVVRLLLEGGVDVNIRNTYNQTALDIVNQFTTSHASKDIKQLLREASGILKVRALKDFWNLHDPTALNVRAGDVITVLEQHPDGRWKGHIHDVQKGTDRIGYFPPSIAEVISKRTGMILPRMASTHQHQGTPGALTALPNCSPPRLQHLPSECLQQAAPSIPASYGHLTLTWTAPGPDSAAGDRNSVGSEGSIGSIRSAGSGQSTEGTNGQNTNIVIENTRPLPSTGDDFQQHILGSEPHNEQITSTTGPPGHQTPSSCTSGDKVFSHQFLRPAQLLEGKDAEAIYNWLSEFQLESYTVNFLNAGYDVPTISRMTPEDLTAIGVTKPGHRKKISTEIGQLSIAEWLPNYIPADLMDWLSAIGLPQYHKKLVNNGYDSITIVLDLTWEDLQEIGINKLGHQKKIMLAVKKLRDLRKSLSQSEATLTRHKVPGALDIVTIESLENGECQSPNTPKMTTFQDSELSYELQTAMSNSCHETLSIKNSQGMSRSQESIGVRSRGSGHSQDNVLSRHLSSPSQESLGSGESSSGSSGQSCMPPHSKENLASLPRQPSPEPYGKLTSPEGLNGFTNCSGGSPLKERNLPEGTDQYARLTAQKGAGPVGTVMVTPSTPPQTPSKATAPYVFMYPHVSLKSPRAPSSQGVEQPKTLAHSYPSSSGQKSSLQTSAPKAFSYLHNQCSPAELLKAATAPNAWQTGEQHKGCEGSKNKKRSHSLNRYALSDGEHEEEEGAPTSTLGSYATLTRRPGRSQMPRACLQTEAKVTRSQSFAIRAKRKGPPPPPPKRLSSVSSTPTTEVDSEQPPDPERQPSVPQDVADTGASLSDSGCSRTVRSLVATLEETPGLNPPKPLLAPKPLHVAQDSLSRAAVDDQSRSSCDPSGTVLSDSGWDPFDSSKPRRRTLSEPSTPMSEAVQGRQEDACTDAEEEATPEVSSSSQNSSSECIPFAEEGNLTIKQRPKPAGHPKADTAVQGTEPSSQPAESPCSDGKEMVVSTATRELPMLEFNLTESDTVKRRPRFKEREPLQAVLKAFSMAGQAEVGASSAPQYAQAQAVSIVGPSTQGPAPQAGLAGDAFDDDSVEFRIAEIEKSILSLEKGIKKSPSPVKAPSPTELLGTAVVRMPAPDIPAKHTSVASTKLVFSGPKTVYQQVLQPSRHAVTPWAATESVPDVIGSLAGPSPLTLEASGKVFVKPLASAPGAALVQQRLEHTSITTVQAAEKKITVEEVQSPPGATHLAKNILEDISNMFDDLADQLDAMLD
- the CASKIN2 gene encoding caskin-2 isoform X1; this translates as MGREQELIQAVKNGDIPGVQKLVAKIKASKSKLLGSAKRLNVNYQDADGFSALHHAALGGSLDLISLLLEAQATVDIKDSNGMRPLHYAAWQGRVEPVRLLLRAAASVNMASLDGQIPLHLSAQYGHYEVSEMLLQHQSNPCLINKAKKTPLDLACEFGRLKVAQLLLNSHLCVALLEGQSKDATDPNYTTPLHLAAKNGHKEIIRQLLKAGIEINKQTKTGTALHEAALYGKTEVVRLLLEGGVDVNIRNTYNQTALDIVNQFTTSHASKDIKQLLREASGILKVRALKDFWNLHDPTALNVRAGDVITVLEQHPDGRWKGHIHDVQKGTDRIGYFPPSIAEVISKRTGMILPRMASTHQHQGTPGALTALPNCSPPRLQHLPSECLQQAAPSIPASYGHLTLTWTAPGPDSAAGDRNSVGSEGSIGSIRSAGSGQSTEGTNGQNTNIVIENTRPLPSTGDDFQQHILGSEPHNEQITSTTGPPGHQTPSSCTSGDKVFSHQFLRPAQLLEGKDAEAIYNWLSEFQLESYTVNFLNAGYDVPTISRMTPEDLTAIGVTKPGHRKKISTEIGQLSIAEWLPNYIPADLMDWLSAIGLPQYHKKLVNNGYDSITIVLDLTWEDLQEIGINKLGHQKKIMLAVKKLRDLRKSLSQSEATLTRHKVPGALDIVTIESLENGECQSPNTPKMTTFQDSELSYELQTAMSNSCHETLSIKNSQGMSRSQESIGVRSRGSGHSQDNVLSRHLSSPSQESLGSGESSSGSSGQSCMPPHSKENLASLPRQPSPEPYGKLTSPEGLNGFTNCSGGSPLKERNLPEGTDQYARLTAQKGAGPVGTVMVTPSTPPQTPSKATAPYVFMYPHVSLKSPRAPSSQGVEQPKTLAHSYPSSSGQKSSLQTSAPKAFSYLHNQCSPAELLKAATAPNAWQTGEQHKGCEGSKNKKRSHSLNRYALSDGEHEEEEGAPTSTLGSYATLTRRPGRSQMPRACLQTEAKVTRSQSFAIRAKRKGPPPPPPKRLSSVSSTPTTEVDSEQPPDPERQPSVPQDVADTGASLSDSGCSRTVRSLVATLEETPGLNPPKPLLAPKPLHVAQDSLSRAAVDDQSRSSCDPSGTVLSDSGWDPFDSSKPRRRTLSEPSTPMSEAVQGRQEDACTDAEEEATPEVSSSSQNSSSECIPFAEEGNLTIKQRPKPAGHPKADTAVQGTEPSSQPAESPCSDGKEMVVSTATRELPMLEFNLTESDTVKRRPRFKEREPLQAVLKAFSMAGQAEVGASSAPQYAQAQAVSIVGPSTQGPAPQAGLAGDAFDDDSVEFRIAEIEKSILSLEKGIKKSPSPVKAPSPTELLGTAVVRMPAPGMGISGEASRVVAGPEAPSYHGWLHAAFPTSPVKGTCATSCHEAFSLADIPAKHTSVASTKLVFSGPKTVYQQVLQPSRHAVTPWAATESVPDVIGSLAGPSPLTLEASGKVFVKPLASAPGAALVQQRLEHTSITTVQAAEKKITVEEVQSPPGATHLAKNILEDISNMFDDLADQLDAMLD